The following proteins come from a genomic window of Paenibacillus spongiae:
- a CDS encoding LacI family DNA-binding transcriptional regulator, translating into MEGRKVTLRDLAMKAGLSVNTISRALKDKEDIAPATRKLIKDLAKDMGYIGNALAGSLRSGLTKTIAVIVSDVANPHFGIMVKDIDKTARKHNYTIFVINTEDDYDMEERAIFTAIRKNVDGIIICPSQRSTDNIRFLQKNGVPFVLIGRRFKDEPEFDYVICDDEKGGYLATKHLVESGHRRVLFLNGPNRISSAQERFEGYKRAHDEAGLPIEEDLIIEVGASAGDTKQVVRQLIEQKADFTGIFAFNDVIAWEAVYVLHKYGYRVPDDYAVIGFDNIQSRLFIPFQLSSISNSKGKMSKRAMDIILHKINHPESKERFHEVIDTTLVLRESTK; encoded by the coding sequence ATGGAAGGCAGGAAAGTAACGCTTAGGGATCTTGCAATGAAAGCAGGGCTTTCGGTTAACACGATTTCGCGAGCGCTGAAGGATAAAGAGGATATTGCGCCTGCGACTCGGAAATTGATTAAAGACCTGGCAAAAGACATGGGTTACATCGGAAACGCGCTTGCGGGCTCTCTCCGGTCGGGACTTACCAAAACAATCGCGGTCATTGTCAGCGATGTGGCCAATCCGCATTTCGGCATCATGGTCAAGGATATCGATAAAACGGCTCGCAAGCATAACTACACGATATTCGTCATCAATACCGAGGATGACTATGACATGGAGGAGCGAGCCATCTTTACGGCAATTCGGAAAAACGTGGATGGGATTATTATTTGCCCTTCGCAGCGCAGCACCGATAATATCCGTTTTTTGCAGAAAAACGGCGTTCCATTTGTATTGATCGGCAGAAGGTTCAAAGATGAACCGGAATTCGATTATGTGATTTGCGACGACGAGAAAGGCGGTTATCTGGCCACGAAGCATCTCGTCGAGAGCGGTCACCGAAGAGTGTTGTTTCTAAATGGACCGAATCGGATATCAAGTGCACAAGAGCGATTCGAAGGTTATAAGAGAGCGCACGACGAAGCCGGTTTGCCCATAGAAGAGGACCTGATCATCGAAGTCGGAGCTTCGGCAGGCGACACCAAACAAGTCGTCAGACAATTAATCGAACAGAAAGCCGACTTCACGGGAATTTTCGCCTTTAACGATGTTATCGCGTGGGAAGCCGTGTATGTCTTACATAAGTATGGCTATCGCGTGCCGGATGACTATGCGGTCATAGGGTTTGATAATATACAGTCACGTCTGTTCATCCCATTCCAACTATCGTCAATTAGCAACTCCAAGGGGAAAATGTCCAAGAGAGCGATGGATATCATTCTGCATAAAATTAATCATCCGGAATCGAAGGAAAGATTTCACGAGGTTATTGATACGACGCTAGTCTTAAGAGAAAGCACGAAGTAA
- a CDS encoding zinc-dependent alcohol dehydrogenase family protein, producing MSRIDNIPQTMPIPLFVGQGKIEYGEKPVPVPGKGQLLIQVKANALCGSDRGQFYDGSKTTPGHEAAGIVAGAGEGTVTAIGTPGVVFLMDFCGECRNCSQGFTNQCLNKRADYGFSNDGGYGPYMVINENVFFPIDPSIPLTDATMLLDIMGTGGHAIKRAQLVHKDIQSVLVAGAGPIGLGVLAMAKLLLGHEMPVFIMDFVQYRLDLAKQMGAIPVNLANQTVTEAIQSAGYDGIDIAIDTSGKTSGRQTALDALHQRGVLVCVGHGQELNLNVSSDLIATERAVLGSEYFQYHELAENHSLILQNLPYLQQIITHRYGIERIQEAYELFFQGDTGKVLIEQ from the coding sequence ATGAGTCGTATTGACAACATACCGCAAACAATGCCCATTCCGTTGTTTGTTGGCCAAGGAAAAATTGAATATGGCGAGAAGCCTGTACCCGTTCCGGGCAAAGGGCAGCTGCTTATTCAGGTGAAGGCAAACGCATTGTGCGGATCTGACCGCGGCCAGTTCTATGATGGAAGCAAGACAACGCCCGGTCACGAGGCTGCAGGAATCGTTGCGGGGGCCGGAGAGGGAACGGTTACGGCAATTGGTACGCCCGGCGTCGTATTCTTAATGGATTTTTGCGGCGAATGCCGCAATTGCTCGCAAGGCTTTACGAATCAATGCTTGAACAAGAGGGCGGATTACGGCTTTTCGAACGACGGCGGCTATGGACCCTATATGGTCATTAACGAGAACGTTTTCTTTCCAATCGATCCATCCATTCCTTTAACCGATGCGACGATGCTGCTGGATATTATGGGGACGGGCGGTCATGCGATCAAACGCGCCCAACTCGTCCATAAGGATATTCAATCGGTGCTTGTGGCGGGTGCGGGCCCGATCGGCCTTGGCGTTCTTGCGATGGCCAAATTGCTGTTGGGACATGAAATGCCGGTCTTTATTATGGATTTTGTTCAATACCGTCTGGATCTTGCCAAGCAAATGGGCGCCATTCCGGTGAACTTGGCGAATCAAACGGTTACGGAAGCGATTCAAAGCGCTGGGTATGACGGTATTGATATTGCCATTGATACGAGCGGTAAAACCTCCGGACGCCAAACGGCACTGGATGCGCTTCATCAGCGCGGCGTGCTGGTCTGCGTAGGTCACGGACAAGAGTTGAATCTGAACGTATCGAGCGATCTTATTGCTACCGAGCGTGCCGTGCTTGGAAGCGAATACTTCCAATACCACGAGCTGGCTGAGAATCACAGTCTTATTCTTCAAAACCTGCCTTATCTTCAACAAATCATAACTCACCGATACGGTATTGAGCGTATTCAGGAAGCGTACGAATTGTTTTTCCAAGGCGATACCGGGAAGGTGCTTATTGAGCAATGA
- a CDS encoding Gfo/Idh/MocA family protein, whose product MSIDRKLKVALIGAGGSANGRGLSGGFQSPGSWGLQHARIWATRPDVHFCAIVGRDAQRTQEKAQFYGTKAYTRIADMLEQEVPDLVSMCLPNQGHFDATLEVIRAGFPLLVEKPLVFDLKEADILMNEAAKRNVFFAINFNHRFAKPVELAHAAIMEGRLGELTFASWRFGGEGQSGHPHANLIETQCHGFDMLEYLCGPIESVMAEMTDKTGGGYRTLSLALRFRSGAVGSLIGTYDSSYAYPDTHRVEIDGTRGRSVIYDTVKRYTYHAAGNEMGESWEAGYFNDADREFHRTFDKHVESLLLALRNGEAPPIDARAGYRALLLAEAAIRSYESGCRVCIPEH is encoded by the coding sequence ATGAGTATAGACAGAAAGCTGAAGGTCGCTTTAATCGGTGCAGGCGGATCCGCGAACGGCCGCGGATTATCGGGCGGTTTTCAGTCGCCGGGCAGCTGGGGATTGCAGCATGCGCGAATATGGGCGACGAGACCCGATGTTCACTTTTGCGCGATCGTTGGCCGCGACGCTCAGCGAACGCAAGAGAAAGCGCAATTCTATGGAACCAAGGCATATACGCGGATTGCCGACATGCTTGAGCAAGAGGTGCCCGATCTCGTAAGCATGTGTCTGCCCAATCAAGGTCATTTCGACGCTACGCTTGAAGTTATCCGGGCCGGGTTCCCCCTGCTTGTCGAGAAACCGTTGGTATTCGATCTAAAGGAAGCCGATATTCTCATGAATGAAGCTGCCAAACGAAACGTATTTTTCGCGATCAATTTTAACCACAGGTTCGCCAAGCCTGTAGAACTCGCGCACGCGGCGATTATGGAAGGCAGGCTTGGCGAGCTTACCTTCGCTTCCTGGCGGTTCGGCGGGGAAGGGCAGAGCGGTCACCCTCATGCGAATCTGATCGAGACGCAGTGCCACGGTTTCGATATGCTGGAGTATCTGTGCGGACCCATCGAATCGGTGATGGCGGAGATGACGGATAAGACGGGCGGCGGTTACCGTACGCTATCGCTTGCCCTCCGCTTTCGAAGCGGGGCGGTCGGCAGCTTGATCGGGACGTACGATTCGTCGTACGCCTACCCGGACACTCATCGCGTGGAGATTGACGGCACCCGCGGCCGTTCCGTTATCTACGATACGGTCAAACGATATACGTATCATGCCGCAGGCAATGAAATGGGGGAGAGCTGGGAGGCCGGCTATTTCAACGATGCGGACCGCGAGTTCCATCGGACGTTCGACAAGCATGTCGAATCGCTTCTCCTCGCTCTCCGTAATGGCGAAGCCCCTCCTATCGATGCCAGAGCAGGATATCGCGCGCTTCTTCTTGCGGAAGCCGCAATTCGTTCATATGAAAGCGGGTGCCGGGTATGCATTCCAGAACATTGA
- a CDS encoding HAD family hydrolase, with amino-acid sequence MVMKLFVSDIDGTLMDSRKQIRDEDVRAIREANQMGVAICLASGRMYEEIRLVMDELEVPCYAICQNGAAIIGLDGGIIQSNDYHADLALSVREAVRHPELVTVICSADGNYVSELTPEAERVGKRFLTPLRERREVMSDIAQGMPVTKFSIYGTVPLLQSMLDQLQDQYGDRITASFSDPDGIDVMPGGVDKGTGVELLMRLLGIQGEEAVCIGDSFNDLAMFRACSRSVAMSHAPDAIRIAATHKADTVGQAIIEFLGK; translated from the coding sequence ATGGTGATGAAGCTATTCGTATCTGATATAGACGGCACCTTAATGGACAGCCGCAAGCAAATTCGCGATGAAGATGTGCGAGCGATCCGCGAGGCCAATCAGATGGGCGTCGCCATATGTCTCGCTTCCGGGAGGATGTATGAGGAAATCCGGCTCGTCATGGATGAGCTGGAAGTTCCCTGTTATGCGATTTGCCAGAATGGGGCTGCCATTATCGGCTTGGATGGCGGAATCATTCAATCGAATGACTATCATGCAGACCTTGCTCTATCGGTACGGGAAGCCGTACGCCATCCCGAACTTGTCACCGTCATTTGCAGCGCCGACGGTAATTACGTGAGTGAGCTAACCCCGGAGGCGGAACGTGTAGGCAAGCGATTCTTGACTCCGCTCCGTGAACGCCGCGAAGTCATGTCGGACATTGCACAAGGGATGCCGGTCACGAAGTTTTCCATCTATGGCACGGTTCCGCTGCTGCAATCCATGCTGGATCAGCTGCAGGACCAATACGGTGATCGGATTACGGCTTCATTCTCCGATCCGGATGGCATTGACGTGATGCCCGGCGGCGTAGATAAGGGAACAGGCGTGGAGCTGCTAATGAGATTATTGGGCATCCAGGGGGAGGAAGCGGTATGCATCGGCGATTCCTTCAACGATCTGGCCATGTTTCGCGCATGTTCCCGAAGCGTAGCCATGTCCCATGCTCCTGACGCGATCAGGATAGCGGCCACCCACAAAGCCGACACAGTAGGCCAGGCTATAATCGAGTTCCTTGGCAAGTGA